From a region of the Hymenobacter jejuensis genome:
- a CDS encoding GNAT family N-acetyltransferase yields the protein MTIESLLEAHWPAVRAIYEAGMATGNATFETQAPAWEAWDKAHLAHSRLVALSDDGTVLGWAALSPVSGRCVYGGVAEISIYIAPEARGQGVGRQLLQALITESEANGIWTLQAGTFEENTASIGLHTQAGFRIIGYRERIGQHHGVWRNTVQMERRSPTVGTA from the coding sequence ATGACTATCGAATCTCTGCTCGAAGCTCACTGGCCCGCGGTGCGCGCCATTTACGAAGCCGGCATGGCTACCGGCAATGCCACGTTTGAAACGCAGGCCCCCGCTTGGGAAGCCTGGGACAAAGCTCACCTGGCCCACAGTAGGCTCGTGGCGCTTTCCGACGACGGTACGGTGCTGGGCTGGGCCGCGCTGAGCCCCGTTTCGGGCCGTTGCGTGTACGGCGGCGTGGCCGAAATCAGCATATACATTGCGCCCGAAGCGCGGGGCCAGGGCGTCGGGCGGCAGCTGTTGCAGGCGCTGATTACCGAATCGGAAGCCAACGGCATCTGGACGTTGCAGGCCGGCACTTTCGAGGAAAATACGGCCAGCATCGGCCTGCACACCCAGGCCGGCTTCCGGATTATTGGCTACCGCGAGCGGATTGGCCAGCACCACGGCGTGTGGCGCAACACCGTGCAAATGGAGCGGCGCAGCCCCACTGTCGGGACGGCCTAA
- a CDS encoding metallophosphoesterase family protein, whose translation MTIAFFSDVHGNLPALEAVLADIDQRRPDMVFCLGDLVGYAPWPNEVINEIRRRGIPTLAGNYDQGIGLNSSECGCAYKTDAEKTLGAQSIAFTNHAVGTDERRYLRFLPKHLRVEFQEEPTTISLLMVHGSPRRINEYLFEDRPEQSFRRILEEANADILLFGHTHKPYHRTFAYEYEGQLRHRHALNIGSVGKPKDGDPRAAYQLLHFDSTTSLTEPQGLRSELIRVAYDVEKAARAVEASPLPNAYADMLRHAY comes from the coding sequence ATGACGATAGCTTTCTTTTCTGATGTACACGGCAACTTGCCGGCTTTGGAAGCCGTGTTGGCCGATATCGACCAGCGGCGGCCCGATATGGTATTTTGCCTGGGCGACTTGGTGGGATACGCACCGTGGCCCAACGAGGTAATCAACGAAATCCGGCGGCGCGGCATCCCGACCTTGGCCGGCAACTACGACCAAGGCATCGGCCTCAACAGCTCGGAGTGCGGCTGTGCCTACAAAACGGATGCAGAGAAAACCCTTGGCGCCCAGAGTATTGCCTTCACCAACCACGCAGTAGGCACCGACGAGCGCCGCTACCTCCGCTTCCTGCCGAAACACTTGCGCGTGGAGTTTCAGGAAGAACCCACGACGATCAGCTTGCTCATGGTACACGGTTCGCCGCGCAGAATCAATGAGTATCTGTTTGAAGACCGCCCGGAGCAGAGCTTTCGGCGGATTCTGGAAGAAGCCAACGCGGACATTCTGCTGTTTGGCCACACCCACAAGCCGTATCACCGCACCTTCGCCTACGAATACGAAGGCCAGCTCCGCCACCGCCACGCGCTCAACATCGGCTCGGTGGGAAAGCCCAAAGACGGCGACCCGCGCGCGGCCTATCAGCTGCTTCACTTCGACTCGACCACCTCGCTCACCGAGCCGCAGGGTCTCCGTTCGGAACTGATCCGCGTTGCTTACGACGTGGAGAAAGCCGCGCGGGCCGTCGAGGCCTCGCCCCTGCCCAATGCCTACGCCGACATGTTGCGGCATGCTTACTAA